One stretch of Aquimarina sp. Aq107 DNA includes these proteins:
- a CDS encoding methylmalonyl-CoA mutase subunit beta, whose protein sequence is MTKTLFNDFDKVSAKEWKQKIQFDLKGADYNEALIYKSYEGIDVKPFYNEEDITPNQKNVNHPSIWKNSQKIEVKDATTGNNAALTAIKKGAESLYFIITNENINPATLLSNISPNVFVFIETLFLSTDYANKLNNHVLKSKLSIHLLTDIIGNLAKTGNWYNSLKDDHDKLESIVSQNPNLKSSITVDLSILQNSGATMIQQLAYGIAHVNEYLNYFESKKDNPFIKTPIIFKVAIGGNYFFEIAKLRALRILWNSLSEEYNMLKKCYIFAHPSHRNKTILDYNVNMLRTTTECMSAILGGADIIHNVRYDDIYNLENDFGTRIAINQLLILKNESYFDIVNNPSSGSYYIESLTNQLAEKALLLFKNIEESGGYLKQLKAGTIQKKIKESADKEQELFDKEEIILTGANTYKNPEEVIPPLQKSLFKEKNIRKTLINPIITRRLCEKTEKNYI, encoded by the coding sequence ATGACTAAAACTTTATTTAATGATTTCGATAAAGTTTCTGCGAAAGAATGGAAACAAAAAATTCAATTTGATTTAAAAGGTGCTGACTATAATGAAGCACTAATATATAAATCTTATGAAGGTATAGATGTCAAACCATTCTATAATGAAGAAGATATTACTCCAAATCAGAAGAACGTAAATCACCCATCTATCTGGAAAAACTCTCAAAAGATAGAAGTTAAAGATGCAACTACAGGAAATAATGCTGCGTTAACTGCAATCAAAAAAGGAGCAGAGAGTTTATATTTTATTATTACCAATGAAAATATTAACCCTGCGACATTACTATCCAATATTTCCCCTAATGTATTTGTCTTTATTGAAACCTTATTCCTATCAACGGATTATGCAAACAAGTTAAACAACCATGTTCTTAAATCTAAACTTTCTATCCATCTATTAACTGATATCATTGGAAACTTAGCAAAAACAGGAAACTGGTACAATAGCCTAAAAGATGATCACGATAAATTAGAAAGTATTGTCTCACAAAATCCCAATTTAAAAAGCAGTATCACTGTAGACCTTAGTATACTGCAAAATTCGGGAGCTACAATGATTCAGCAATTAGCATATGGTATAGCTCATGTAAACGAGTACCTCAATTATTTTGAAAGTAAAAAAGATAACCCTTTTATCAAAACACCCATTATTTTTAAAGTAGCAATTGGGGGAAATTATTTTTTTGAAATAGCAAAATTAAGAGCATTAAGAATATTGTGGAATTCTTTATCAGAAGAATATAATATGTTAAAAAAATGTTATATATTCGCACATCCTTCACACAGAAATAAAACAATTTTAGATTATAATGTAAATATGCTTCGTACCACAACAGAGTGTATGAGTGCTATTTTAGGCGGGGCAGATATTATTCATAATGTAAGATATGATGATATTTATAATCTTGAAAATGATTTTGGAACAAGAATAGCTATCAATCAATTGTTGATCTTAAAAAATGAAAGTTATTTCGATATTGTAAACAATCCATCATCTGGATCATATTATATTGAAAGCTTAACGAATCAATTAGCAGAAAAGGCGTTATTATTATTTAAGAACATTGAAGAAAGTGGTGGTTATTTAAAGCAATTAAAAGCTGGAACAATTCAGAAAAAAATAAAAGAAAGCGCAGATAAAGAGCAAGAACTTTTTGATAAGGAGGAAATTATTTTAACAGGTGCTAATACCTATAAAAATCCTGAAGAAGTAATTCCACCATTACAAAAGTCTTTATTTAAAGAAAAAAATATAAGAAAAACGTTAATAAACCCAATTATCACTAGAAGATTGTGCGAAAAAACAGAGAAAAACTATATATAA
- a CDS encoding septum formation initiator family protein: MKLQRYFEKLRNTPALIPVFAIFFNKYVLIILVFVVWILFLDTNSWLIHRELDQEIKELKDNKEYYKKEIVKDQKDIKILKDSGELEKFAREEYFMKRDNEEIYIIEYEDSIPKKKNDD, translated from the coding sequence TTGAAGCTACAACGCTATTTCGAAAAGCTTAGGAACACTCCTGCATTGATTCCGGTTTTTGCCATATTTTTCAATAAGTATGTGCTTATCATTTTAGTATTCGTAGTGTGGATTCTATTTTTAGATACTAATTCTTGGCTTATTCATAGAGAATTAGATCAAGAAATTAAAGAACTAAAGGATAATAAAGAATATTACAAAAAGGAAATTGTTAAAGATCAAAAGGACATAAAAATTCTAAAAGATAGCGGTGAACTAGAAAAGTTTGCAAGAGAAGAATATTTTATGAAACGAGATAATGAAGAAATTTACATTATCGAATACGAAGACAGTATCCCTAAAAAAAAGAACGATGACTAA
- the scpA gene encoding methylmalonyl-CoA mutase, whose amino-acid sequence MTRKNIQHITLQKETSATKVTSENKTFITSEGIEIKEEYTGKEIKDLEHLNFAAGIPPYLRGPYSTMYVRRPWTIRQYAGFSTAEESNAFYRRNLAAGQKGLSVAFDLATHRGYDSDHERVFGDVGMAGVAIDTVEDMKVLFDQIPLDKMSVSMTMNGAVLPIMAFYIVAAEEQGVDQKLLSGTIQNDILKEFMVRNTYIYPPTPSMRIISDIFKYCSKNMPKFNPISISGYHMQEAGATCDIELAYTLADGLEYIRKGIEAGLDVDSFAPRLSFFWAIGMNHFMEIAKMRAARMLWAKLIKQFNPKNPKSLMLRTHCQTSGWSLTAQDPFNNVARTCIEASAAAFGGTQSLHTNALDEAIALPTDFSARIARNTQIYLQEETQINRTVDPWAGSYYVESLTNDIAEKAWKLLEEVEELGGMTKAIEAGIPKMRIEEAAARKQARIDSEQDVIIGVNKFQLEEEEHIATLKVDNDAVRNQQIEGLTNVKKSRDDNAVGEALDNLSEAAKDDKQNLLALAVNAARLRATLGEISDALEKEFGRYKAEIKSFTGVYAKEIKNDESFNKARELANQFADLEGRRPRIMIAKMGQDGHDRGAKVVATSYADVGFDVDIGPLFQTPIEAAKQAVENDVHIVGVSSLAGGHKTLVPQIIAELKKHGREDIMVIVGGVIPPDDYDFLFQEGAVAIFGPGTKISDAAITILDILISTFE is encoded by the coding sequence ATGACCAGAAAGAATATTCAACATATTACACTGCAAAAAGAAACCAGTGCAACTAAAGTTACTTCGGAAAACAAAACCTTTATTACTTCTGAAGGAATTGAAATAAAAGAGGAATATACGGGTAAAGAAATAAAAGATCTTGAGCATCTTAATTTTGCCGCAGGAATCCCTCCTTATTTAAGAGGTCCGTATTCTACAATGTATGTAAGGAGACCTTGGACTATAAGACAATATGCCGGTTTTTCTACAGCAGAAGAAAGTAATGCTTTTTACCGTAGAAATTTAGCAGCGGGTCAAAAAGGATTATCAGTTGCTTTTGACCTTGCTACTCACCGAGGGTACGATAGCGATCATGAAAGAGTATTTGGAGACGTAGGAATGGCAGGAGTAGCTATCGATACTGTTGAGGATATGAAAGTCCTCTTCGATCAGATACCACTAGATAAAATGTCTGTTTCTATGACTATGAATGGAGCAGTGTTACCTATAATGGCTTTTTACATTGTTGCTGCAGAAGAGCAAGGAGTAGATCAAAAATTACTTTCTGGCACTATCCAAAATGATATTCTTAAAGAGTTCATGGTTCGTAACACTTATATTTATCCTCCTACTCCATCTATGCGAATCATTAGCGATATTTTTAAATATTGTTCTAAAAACATGCCTAAGTTTAATCCAATAAGTATTTCTGGCTATCATATGCAAGAAGCGGGTGCTACCTGTGATATAGAATTAGCTTATACGCTAGCCGATGGATTAGAATATATCAGAAAAGGTATCGAAGCAGGACTGGATGTAGATTCTTTCGCTCCTCGCCTATCATTCTTTTGGGCTATTGGAATGAATCACTTTATGGAGATTGCTAAAATGCGCGCTGCTCGTATGCTTTGGGCTAAATTAATTAAACAATTTAACCCCAAAAACCCGAAATCTCTGATGCTAAGAACGCATTGTCAAACTAGTGGATGGAGCCTAACAGCCCAGGATCCTTTTAACAATGTAGCCAGAACTTGTATCGAAGCGAGCGCGGCAGCTTTTGGAGGAACGCAAAGTTTACATACAAATGCATTGGATGAAGCAATTGCTCTGCCAACAGATTTCTCTGCTAGAATAGCTCGAAATACACAAATATACCTTCAAGAAGAAACACAAATAAATAGAACGGTTGATCCTTGGGCAGGAAGTTATTATGTAGAATCATTAACCAATGATATTGCAGAAAAAGCTTGGAAATTACTCGAAGAGGTAGAAGAATTAGGAGGAATGACTAAAGCCATTGAGGCTGGAATTCCTAAAATGCGGATAGAAGAAGCTGCAGCCAGAAAACAAGCTAGAATAGATAGTGAACAAGATGTTATCATTGGTGTAAATAAATTTCAACTAGAAGAAGAAGAACATATTGCTACTCTAAAAGTGGATAATGACGCTGTTAGAAATCAACAAATTGAAGGTTTAACAAATGTCAAAAAATCAAGAGATGATAATGCTGTAGGGGAAGCACTTGATAATTTATCAGAAGCAGCCAAAGATGATAAACAAAATTTATTAGCTTTAGCAGTAAATGCTGCTCGATTAAGAGCTACCTTAGGAGAAATTAGTGATGCCCTTGAGAAAGAATTTGGAAGATATAAAGCAGAAATTAAATCATTTACTGGAGTGTATGCTAAAGAAATAAAGAATGATGAGTCTTTTAATAAGGCTCGAGAACTTGCAAATCAATTCGCTGATTTAGAAGGCCGAAGACCAAGAATAATGATTGCAAAAATGGGACAAGATGGCCACGATCGAGGTGCAAAAGTAGTAGCTACTAGTTATGCCGATGTAGGTTTTGATGTAGATATAGGCCCGTTATTTCAAACCCCAATAGAAGCCGCTAAACAAGCTGTAGAAAATGATGTACACATCGTTGGAGTCTCTTCGTTAGCAGGTGGACACAAAACACTTGTGCCCCAGATTATTGCAGAGTTAAAAAAACACGGAAGAGAAGATATTATGGTAATTGTCGGAGGAGTTATCCCTCCAGATGACTATGACTTTCTATTCCAAGAAGGTGCAGTTGCTATATTTGGCCCTGGCACCAAAATTAGTGATGCTGCAATTACAATACTTGATATTTTAATTTCTACTTTCGAATAG